The following are from one region of the Mixophyes fleayi isolate aMixFle1 chromosome 7, aMixFle1.hap1, whole genome shotgun sequence genome:
- the LYPD6 gene encoding ly6/PLAUR domain-containing protein 6, which produces METWPAVAWFLLLIQIADWVRTVHSRDFTAQDIVFLYPSTTPYPGGFKCFTCEKAKDNYECNRWAPDVYCPRDTRYCYSQHVMDALEESLSVTKRCAPLEHCLDTGCREAGHQGHKMCTSCCEGTICNMALPRNETDAIFATTSPLSNSQRHSPQSFSLLFCFLYTLRLLIT; this is translated from the exons ATGGAAACGTGGCCGGCGGTGGCCTGGTTCCTGCTGTTAATCCAGATAGCGGACTGGGTGAGAACGGTTCACTCGCGAGACTTTACAGCGCAAGATATAGTATTTCTCTATCCATCAA CAACGCCGTACCCCGGGGGATTTAAATGTTTCACCTGCGAAAAGGCCAAAGATAATTACGAGTGCAATCGCTGGGCCCCAGATGTCTACTGCCCAAGAG ATACAAGATATTGTTACTCTCAGCACGTCATGGATGCCTTGGAGGAAAGTTTGTCGGTGACTAAGCGCTGTGCCCCATTGGAGCACTGTCTGGACACAGGATGCAGGGAGGCGGGGCATCAGGGTCACAAG ATGTGCACTTCGTGTTGTGAAGGGACTATCTGTAACATGGCTCTGCCCAGGAACGAGACCGACGCCATCTTTGCGACAACATCTCCTCTGAGCAACTCACAGAGACATTCTCCTCAAAGCTTCAGCCTCTTATTCTGCTTTTTATACACTCTGCGGCTTTTAATAACGTAG